One window of Bacillus alkalicellulosilyticus genomic DNA carries:
- a CDS encoding carbohydrate ABC transporter permease, which yields MLQTNKDTKQDVVHVNKRKTNGILRFLNSKKVVPYVMITPFILSFLVLSLYPAIQAIVMSFQRVLPGEVTFIGLRNYSRILNPTFYTALQNTTIYMILTVVILISLPMLLAVLLNSKIVKFRILFRTSLFLPALTSVIVAGMVFRLMFAESDTAVANQILNWVGFDSVDWRYNAWSGMFLMVVLASWRWMGINILYFLAALQNVPKDLYEAAEIDGANTLQKFFYVTLPFLKPVTIFVATISIIGGFRMFEESFVYWTSGSPGNIGLTIVGYLYQEGIQQNDMGFGAAIGVVLMLIIFVISLTQLYLTGAFKRGDE from the coding sequence ATGTTACAAACAAATAAGGATACCAAACAAGATGTGGTTCATGTGAATAAAAGGAAAACGAATGGCATTTTACGTTTTCTTAACTCTAAAAAAGTAGTCCCATATGTAATGATTACTCCATTTATTCTCTCTTTTCTTGTGTTGTCACTTTATCCAGCAATTCAAGCAATTGTTATGAGTTTTCAAAGAGTCCTACCTGGAGAAGTTACATTCATAGGGTTACGGAATTACTCAAGGATTTTAAATCCAACGTTTTATACTGCATTACAAAATACAACAATTTATATGATTTTAACGGTTGTTATTTTAATCTCTTTACCGATGTTATTAGCGGTCTTGTTAAATTCAAAAATAGTGAAGTTTAGAATTCTTTTTAGGACCTCACTCTTTCTACCAGCATTAACTTCAGTAATTGTGGCTGGGATGGTTTTCCGGTTAATGTTCGCTGAAAGTGATACGGCGGTAGCGAACCAAATCCTAAATTGGGTTGGATTTGATTCTGTCGATTGGAGATACAATGCATGGTCAGGCATGTTCTTAATGGTTGTGCTTGCCTCATGGCGCTGGATGGGTATTAACATCTTATACTTTCTAGCTGCGTTACAAAATGTACCGAAAGATTTATATGAAGCTGCAGAGATTGATGGGGCTAATACATTACAAAAATTCTTTTATGTTACATTGCCATTCTTAAAACCAGTCACCATATTCGTTGCGACGATTTCAATCATCGGTGGTTTTAGAATGTTTGAAGAAAGTTTCGTCTACTGGACATCAGGTTCACCAGGCAATATTGGGTTAACGATAGTTGGTTATTTATATCAAGAAGGTATCCAACAAAACGATATGGGATTTGGTGCAGCAATTGGTGTGGTATTAATGTTGATTATTTTTGTGATTAGCTTAACTCAACTTTATCTTACGGGAGCCTTTAAAAGGGGGGATGAGTAA
- a CDS encoding carbohydrate ABC transporter permease: MKQKNNSLLTWLITVGFVVVAFIALFPLLNLILSSFRPATDLMRNGISLLFDPATLTLDNYKYIFTEAGIYWKWFGNSVWISMVIVVLSLLFSSMVGYALAVYDFKGRNFFFLLVLIILMIPFEILMLPLFQLMIKLSLVNTYTAVILPAIVAPIAVFFFRQYALGLPRELMDAARIDGCTEYGIFFKIMLPLMGPSLAAMAILQGLNSWNNFLWPLVVLRSNDMFTLPIGLATLLTPYGNNYDILLAGSVMTIVPIVILFIFFQRYFVAGLTVGGVKG; the protein is encoded by the coding sequence ATGAAGCAAAAAAATAACAGTTTGTTAACTTGGTTGATCACAGTAGGGTTTGTTGTTGTAGCTTTTATTGCTCTATTTCCGTTGTTAAATTTAATTCTTTCTTCCTTTCGACCAGCTACGGATTTAATGAGGAATGGGATTAGTCTGCTATTTGACCCTGCCACTTTAACGCTAGATAATTACAAATATATTTTTACTGAAGCAGGGATTTATTGGAAATGGTTTGGGAACAGTGTCTGGATTTCAATGGTAATCGTTGTTTTATCATTGCTCTTTTCTTCTATGGTAGGTTATGCGCTAGCTGTCTATGATTTCAAAGGAAGAAACTTTTTCTTTTTATTAGTTTTAATCATTCTAATGATTCCTTTTGAAATATTAATGCTACCTTTATTCCAATTGATGATTAAGCTAAGTTTGGTAAACACCTATACAGCTGTAATACTGCCTGCGATTGTTGCACCAATTGCTGTATTCTTCTTCAGACAATATGCATTAGGTCTACCTCGAGAATTAATGGACGCGGCAAGGATTGATGGCTGTACAGAGTATGGGATCTTCTTTAAAATTATGCTTCCGCTAATGGGTCCTTCATTAGCAGCAATGGCTATTTTACAAGGGTTAAATAGTTGGAATAACTTCTTGTGGCCGTTAGTGGTTTTGCGGTCCAATGATATGTTTACACTTCCAATAGGTTTAGCAACCTTACTTACACCATATGGTAACAATTATGATATTTTACTTGCTGGCTCTGTCATGACAATTGTTCCGATTGTAATTTTATTTATTTTTTTTCAACGTTATTTTGTAGCAGGTCTTACAGTTGGTGGAGTAAAAGGATAA
- a CDS encoding YesL family protein gives MNVSQIVSSLDYILRWIMQLAVINLLWFYYTLIGLFVGGVFPATVAALGLSRKIIMGEMDVEKRKTFKRIYKEEFLRANLIGWFLTAIGVVLYLNYLAIINSNEELFFVIPFTFYFILLFYLIVVIWIFPLVAHYQTSWFGYIRSAIIIGLTKIHYTLASALVISVVVYFSLDFPGIIPFFSISLIAISCMWIAMQTFGQLDQRSS, from the coding sequence ATGAACGTATCCCAAATTGTATCCTCACTTGACTATATACTTCGCTGGATTATGCAACTAGCTGTAATCAATCTATTGTGGTTTTACTATACATTGATCGGTTTATTTGTTGGTGGTGTTTTTCCTGCTACAGTGGCTGCGTTGGGGTTATCTAGAAAAATAATCATGGGAGAAATGGACGTAGAGAAAAGGAAAACATTTAAACGGATTTATAAAGAAGAGTTTTTACGTGCTAATTTAATAGGATGGTTTCTAACAGCTATCGGGGTCGTTCTATATTTGAATTACCTAGCAATTATAAACTCAAATGAGGAACTATTTTTTGTGATTCCGTTTACTTTCTACTTTATCTTGTTGTTCTACCTTATTGTTGTGATTTGGATTTTTCCATTGGTGGCTCACTATCAAACATCATGGTTTGGATATATTCGTAGTGCGATTATTATTGGATTGACAAAAATTCATTACACACTAGCAAGTGCTTTAGTAATAAGTGTAGTTGTTTATTTTTCCCTAGATTTCCCCGGGATCATCCCTTTCTTTTCTATTAGTTTGATAGCCATTAGTTGTATGTGGATTGCTATGCAGACCTTTGGACAATTAGATCAGCGATCCTCTTAA
- a CDS encoding ABC transporter substrate-binding protein, translating into MNRKSIVYLLIGFVSLFLVACGGSSTSSSDAEETTVVGDDIEGATELTFWTFAGQHVNLFEDAAISWNEEFPDRPIKLVAETYPYDQMHNNLLLALQSGSGAPDIADIEVSRFPNYLQGVPQLLPMNEHVEPVIDKFVEARFNIYAKDGSYYGMPTHVGASVMYYNTEILDEAGVDPESIKTWDDFVEAGKQVVEKTGKKMFSVATDDHLPIHQLISQNGSDFFDANGNLTLDDPRNIEVLQFLHDLVYVHEIAELMPGGQPHAEEYYSYMNEGSVAALAMPMWYMGRFIDNMPDLDGKITVQPLPAWEEGGFRSAGMGGTGTVVTNQTDHEELAKDFLAYAKLSERANEKLWTILGFDPPRWDVWDNDVFKEDNAFYQYFGDNIFEVLLDVRDEINSISITENTPAVANEMTTNVLNEVLRQQSHSAEEALKKAQQTIESNMQE; encoded by the coding sequence ATGAATAGGAAAAGTATAGTGTATCTATTGATTGGTTTTGTGTCACTCTTTTTAGTCGCTTGTGGCGGTAGTTCTACCTCTTCGAGTGATGCTGAAGAAACAACGGTCGTGGGTGATGACATTGAAGGTGCTACAGAATTAACGTTTTGGACATTTGCAGGACAACATGTCAATTTATTTGAAGATGCAGCGATTTCGTGGAATGAAGAGTTCCCAGACAGACCGATTAAACTCGTTGCAGAAACGTATCCTTATGATCAAATGCACAACAACTTATTACTTGCATTGCAATCAGGTTCTGGAGCACCAGATATAGCTGATATTGAAGTTTCACGATTCCCTAATTACTTACAAGGAGTTCCGCAATTGTTACCAATGAATGAACATGTGGAACCCGTTATTGATAAATTCGTTGAAGCTCGTTTTAATATTTATGCAAAAGATGGTAGTTATTACGGAATGCCTACACATGTTGGGGCATCTGTCATGTACTACAACACAGAAATTTTAGATGAAGCAGGTGTAGACCCAGAATCAATAAAAACGTGGGACGACTTTGTTGAAGCAGGTAAACAAGTTGTAGAGAAAACAGGCAAGAAAATGTTTTCTGTTGCTACGGATGACCACTTGCCAATACACCAATTAATTAGTCAAAACGGGTCAGACTTTTTTGACGCTAATGGGAATTTAACATTAGATGACCCAAGAAATATTGAAGTATTACAATTTCTACATGATTTAGTATATGTACATGAAATTGCTGAGTTGATGCCGGGTGGACAGCCACACGCAGAGGAATATTACTCATATATGAATGAAGGAAGTGTAGCTGCTCTTGCAATGCCAATGTGGTATATGGGCCGTTTTATTGATAACATGCCTGATTTAGATGGAAAAATTACTGTTCAGCCACTTCCTGCATGGGAAGAAGGTGGATTCCGTTCAGCTGGAATGGGGGGAACTGGAACTGTTGTTACTAACCAAACAGACCATGAAGAACTTGCAAAAGATTTCTTAGCATATGCAAAGCTTTCTGAAAGAGCTAATGAGAAGTTATGGACAATTCTTGGCTTTGACCCTCCACGTTGGGATGTTTGGGATAATGACGTATTTAAAGAGGACAATGCTTTCTATCAATACTTTGGTGATAATATTTTTGAAGTATTATTAGATGTTCGTGATGAGATTAATTCTATTTCTATTACAGAAAACACGCCTGCTGTAGCAAATGAAATGACTACAAATGTCTTAAATGAAGTATTGCGACAACAATCACATTCTGCTGAAGAAGCGTTAAAAAAGGCACAACAGACGATAGAATCTAATATGCAAGAATAA
- a CDS encoding AraC family transcriptional regulator: MSNESVVTPYGSYHISSLSKEPSHSISSIYVVGWENREKKDYYWNGLERSDTDTYVFQYTLSGSGVLEYNNIKHKLTPGEAFIVDVPSSHSYYLPDDSEKWEFVYLTLQGQEVLKCWKYLRETLGSVFHVQADSELIQLLMRIYQDVKDMKVTDTFISSAKAYEFIMECYRFSKNKTLAANELPEAIAKAVFYLRTHFEEQISIEDMAEYVGLSKYYFIKKFKEHVLISPLQYLTKVRMEQAFQLLTQTELPIKEIAERTGYTDANYFHKVFKKAVGVSAGEFRKNHTKSLFQHLLIE, from the coding sequence TTGTCTAATGAATCGGTAGTAACACCTTATGGTTCATATCATATTAGCTCTCTAAGTAAGGAACCCAGCCATTCTATTTCAAGTATCTATGTGGTTGGTTGGGAAAACCGCGAAAAAAAAGATTATTACTGGAATGGATTAGAGAGAAGTGACACAGATACGTATGTATTTCAATATACACTCTCCGGCAGCGGGGTGCTCGAATATAATAATATAAAACATAAACTTACACCTGGCGAAGCGTTTATAGTTGATGTTCCTAGCTCGCATAGTTACTATCTTCCAGATGATAGTGAAAAATGGGAATTTGTCTATTTAACCCTCCAAGGGCAGGAAGTATTAAAATGTTGGAAGTACTTACGTGAGACATTAGGGTCCGTATTTCACGTTCAGGCTGACTCTGAGCTCATTCAACTGCTTATGCGAATATACCAAGACGTAAAAGATATGAAGGTTACAGACACATTCATTTCTTCAGCAAAAGCATATGAGTTCATTATGGAATGCTACCGCTTTAGTAAAAATAAGACTCTCGCCGCAAATGAATTGCCTGAAGCGATAGCAAAAGCTGTTTTTTATCTAAGGACGCACTTTGAAGAACAAATTAGCATAGAGGATATGGCCGAGTATGTCGGATTATCAAAATATTACTTTATAAAGAAATTTAAAGAGCATGTGCTAATTTCGCCGCTTCAATATTTAACCAAAGTTCGAATGGAACAAGCTTTCCAGCTATTAACACAAACCGAATTGCCGATTAAAGAAATTGCTGAAAGAACAGGTTATACTGATGCGAACTATTTTCATAAGGTTTTTAAAAAAGCTGTTGGCGTTTCTGCAGGAGAGTTTAGGAAAAATCACACTAAAAGTCTATTCCAGCATTTATTAATAGAGTAG
- a CDS encoding alpha-glucosidase/alpha-galactosidase: protein MSKITFMGAGSTVFAKNVLGDCMLVPALEGFEFALYDIDKERLRDSENMLLNLAKSLMKKVTIKAYTSRKEALRGAKYVFNAIQVGGYQPSTVIDFEIPKKYGLRQTIADTTGIGGIFRNLRTIPVMLDFAKDMEEVCPDALFLNYTNPMAVLTGVMNRFTAIKTVGLCHSVQICTEHLFKALDMDHTGIKEKIAGINHMAWLLEVSKDGQDLYPEIKRRAKEKQKNKHDDMVRFELMDKFGFYVTESSEHNAEYHPYFIKRNYPELIEKYNIPLDEYPRRCENQIKGWEEMRDNLVNNKSLTHQRSHEYGSRIIEAMETNIPFKFGGNVLNTGRLISNLPELACVEVPCVADRSGITPTYVGELPAQLAGLNYTNINTQLVTIEAAMTKKKEYIYQAALLDPHTAAELSIDDIISLCDDLIEAHGEWIPTFD from the coding sequence ATGTCAAAAATCACTTTTATGGGAGCTGGAAGTACAGTTTTTGCTAAAAATGTGTTAGGGGACTGTATGCTTGTTCCTGCTTTAGAAGGGTTTGAGTTTGCGTTATATGATATTGATAAAGAACGATTAAGAGATTCTGAAAACATGCTTTTAAATTTAGCGAAAAGTTTGATGAAAAAAGTAACGATTAAGGCTTATACTTCTCGAAAAGAAGCATTACGTGGAGCAAAATATGTATTTAATGCGATTCAAGTTGGAGGGTATCAACCAAGTACCGTTATTGACTTTGAAATTCCTAAAAAGTACGGTCTTCGCCAAACGATTGCTGACACTACAGGAATTGGCGGTATCTTTCGTAATCTAAGAACCATTCCGGTTATGCTTGATTTTGCAAAGGATATGGAAGAGGTCTGCCCAGATGCATTATTCTTAAATTATACAAATCCGATGGCAGTTCTAACTGGAGTCATGAATCGTTTTACAGCAATCAAAACAGTTGGGTTATGTCACAGTGTTCAGATATGTACAGAGCATCTATTTAAAGCATTAGATATGGACCATACAGGCATTAAGGAAAAAATTGCAGGAATCAATCATATGGCTTGGCTATTAGAAGTTTCAAAGGACGGGCAGGATCTTTATCCTGAAATTAAACGAAGAGCCAAGGAAAAACAGAAAAACAAGCATGACGATATGGTCCGATTCGAGCTAATGGATAAATTTGGATTCTATGTAACCGAATCGTCTGAACATAATGCGGAATACCATCCATATTTTATTAAGCGTAATTACCCAGAGCTTATTGAAAAATATAATATTCCACTAGATGAATACCCACGCCGATGTGAAAATCAAATCAAAGGCTGGGAAGAAATGAGAGATAATCTCGTAAACAATAAGTCACTTACCCATCAGCGCTCCCACGAATACGGTTCTCGTATTATTGAAGCGATGGAAACTAACATCCCTTTTAAATTTGGTGGAAATGTGTTAAATACAGGTCGATTAATAAGTAACTTGCCTGAGTTGGCTTGTGTTGAGGTCCCTTGTGTAGCTGACCGTAGTGGTATCACCCCTACATATGTAGGAGAACTTCCAGCTCAACTGGCCGGATTAAACTACACAAATATTAATACACAACTAGTAACGATCGAAGCAGCTATGACTAAAAAGAAAGAGTATATCTATCAAGCAGCTCTTCTTGATCCGCATACGGCTGCGGAGTTATCAATTGATGATATCATCTCTCTTTGTGACGATTTAATTGAAGCACATGGGGAGTGGATCCCAACCTTTGATTAA
- a CDS encoding family 43 glycosylhydrolase, whose protein sequence is MEKKIKQGVNPYLPSWEYIPDAEPYVFNDRVYVYGSHDRFNGHVFCLGDYVCYSAPVDDLGDWRYEGVIYKKSDDPLNHAENMCLYAPDVTIGPDGRYYLYYVLDKVPVVSVAVCDTPAGKYEFYGYVHYADGTRLGEREGDQPQFDPGLLTEGDKTYLYTGFCAKGDKSRKGAMATVLGPDMLTILEEPVFISPSEPYSKGSSFEGHEFFEAPSMRKVGDTYYLIYSSIAMHELCYATSKHPTKDFEYKGVIVSNNDLHIDSYKPADKPMYYGGNNHGSIVEINGKWYIFYHRHTNGSSFCRQGCIEPIEILADGTIPQVEITTSGPNGGPLVGKGEYPAYLACHLFFKDEAVYTGGLWMDSQFPKITQDGKDGDEETGYIINMQDSATAGFKYFDCQDIKKVTIKVRGYCKGVFEVKTSWDGAALAEIPVDFTNVWTDYTSDIAIPNGIQSLYFTYKGDGSAGLASFTLE, encoded by the coding sequence ATGGAAAAGAAGATAAAGCAAGGCGTTAATCCTTACCTACCTTCGTGGGAGTATATTCCTGATGCGGAACCATATGTTTTTAATGATAGAGTTTATGTTTATGGGTCTCATGACCGTTTTAATGGACATGTCTTTTGTTTAGGAGATTACGTTTGTTATTCCGCTCCTGTCGATGACCTTGGTGATTGGCGTTATGAGGGTGTCATTTACAAAAAGTCAGATGATCCATTAAATCATGCTGAAAATATGTGCTTATATGCTCCGGATGTTACGATTGGGCCAGACGGAAGGTATTATTTATACTATGTTTTAGATAAAGTACCTGTTGTATCAGTAGCCGTTTGTGATACACCAGCAGGGAAATATGAGTTTTATGGATATGTTCATTATGCAGATGGAACAAGGCTTGGAGAAAGAGAAGGAGATCAACCGCAGTTTGACCCGGGTTTATTGACTGAAGGAGATAAGACCTATTTATATACCGGTTTTTGTGCAAAAGGTGATAAATCGAGAAAAGGTGCGATGGCAACTGTTCTTGGACCAGACATGCTAACAATTTTGGAGGAGCCTGTATTCATCTCCCCAAGTGAGCCATACAGTAAAGGAAGCAGCTTTGAGGGACATGAATTTTTTGAAGCACCTTCTATGAGAAAAGTGGGAGATACATATTACTTGATTTATTCGTCGATTGCGATGCATGAACTTTGTTATGCTACAAGTAAGCATCCGACAAAGGACTTTGAGTATAAAGGTGTCATTGTCAGTAATAATGACCTTCATATCGATTCCTATAAACCAGCGGATAAGCCAATGTACTATGGTGGCAATAACCATGGAAGTATCGTTGAAATAAACGGGAAGTGGTATATTTTTTACCATAGACATACGAATGGATCAAGTTTTTGCCGCCAAGGTTGTATCGAACCAATCGAAATTCTAGCAGATGGAACGATCCCACAGGTGGAAATCACGACAAGTGGTCCTAATGGTGGACCTCTTGTAGGTAAAGGCGAGTATCCAGCCTATTTGGCTTGTCATTTGTTCTTTAAGGATGAAGCTGTTTATACAGGCGGTTTATGGATGGACAGTCAGTTTCCAAAAATAACTCAAGATGGAAAAGATGGCGATGAGGAAACGGGATATATCATTAATATGCAGGATTCAGCTACAGCTGGTTTTAAATATTTTGATTGCCAGGATATTAAGAAAGTAACCATTAAGGTGAGAGGTTATTGCAAAGGTGTTTTTGAAGTGAAAACGTCATGGGATGGTGCAGCTCTTGCTGAAATCCCAGTAGATTTCACGAATGTATGGACAGATTACACGTCTGACATAGCTATACCAAACGGCATCCAGTCTTTGTATTTTACGTATAAAGGGGATGGCAGTGCCGGCCTAGCTTCATTTACATTGGAATAG
- a CDS encoding MerR family transcriptional regulator yields the protein MRLFSTGEVSKKLNLTLRTLRYYDQIELVVPTVKKDNGTRYYSEDDLLLLQKIELLKSTSMPLKDIKKIINQVTIDKVLTVHKSELETNIEKLSQSLQHTTTLLNTLKIEGKLQWSQLLPLLSEEENRKKQERKAKTWSQLFSQEEQSILSENLPKLEDSFSIKWINIVKRIELCLENGNSPSSIEGQLIAVDIEILTKESFGDNPELLEKFWGVRKSEKASADFDLYPIRKEILNYVEEAIVHYEGTKSTS from the coding sequence ATGCGTTTATTTTCAACAGGTGAGGTTTCAAAAAAACTCAATTTGACTTTACGTACATTACGTTATTACGACCAAATTGAATTGGTCGTCCCAACGGTAAAAAAGGATAATGGTACACGTTACTACTCCGAAGATGATTTGTTACTACTACAAAAAATCGAATTATTAAAGTCTACATCCATGCCACTCAAAGATATTAAAAAAATCATCAATCAAGTAACCATAGATAAAGTATTAACCGTGCATAAAAGTGAGCTTGAGACAAACATTGAAAAGTTATCTCAATCCCTTCAACATACAACTACCTTATTAAACACATTAAAAATAGAAGGAAAGCTTCAATGGAGTCAGCTCTTGCCGCTCTTATCTGAAGAGGAAAACAGAAAAAAACAGGAAAGAAAAGCAAAGACTTGGAGTCAACTTTTTAGTCAAGAGGAGCAATCCATTTTATCTGAGAACCTACCAAAACTAGAAGACTCTTTTTCGATAAAATGGATTAACATTGTGAAACGAATCGAACTATGTTTAGAAAACGGAAACTCTCCCTCTTCTATAGAGGGACAACTCATTGCAGTTGATATTGAAATATTAACAAAAGAATCCTTTGGAGATAATCCAGAGTTACTAGAAAAGTTTTGGGGCGTCAGAAAATCGGAAAAAGCGTCAGCTGATTTCGACCTATATCCGATTCGAAAAGAAATATTGAATTACGTTGAAGAAGCTATTGTTCACTATGAAGGAACTAAATCTACTAGTTGA
- a CDS encoding CPBP family intramembrane glutamic endopeptidase, protein MEWTWRDVSKLLIVTFIIVPVIIEYFLHDYFYSLFQNSLYSGTLTGLVMAIVFTASLYLIAIQPYGLSWKAVGVRKFPSNYWKWTFVWLILLIVASVFILLLMDVLNISWENEKTEALQRDMTWLTILIGFLSAVIISPIYEEIFYRGFLYKWFRGKWGVSAGLFISSLIFMLVHIPTYNTLPVNFISGLVFAWTYEKTGSILPAIIIHSGFNFIALVLTVIA, encoded by the coding sequence ATGGAATGGACTTGGAGAGATGTTAGTAAATTGCTTATTGTGACATTCATTATTGTTCCAGTTATAATTGAATATTTTTTGCATGATTATTTCTATAGTCTCTTTCAAAATAGCTTATACTCAGGCACGCTAACGGGACTTGTGATGGCTATTGTTTTTACTGCATCTTTATATTTAATTGCCATACAGCCATATGGACTGTCATGGAAAGCGGTTGGGGTTAGGAAATTTCCCTCTAATTATTGGAAGTGGACTTTTGTTTGGTTGATTCTTTTAATTGTTGCAAGTGTGTTTATATTACTTTTGATGGATGTACTAAATATCAGTTGGGAAAATGAAAAAACGGAAGCATTACAAAGGGACATGACCTGGCTCACTATTCTAATTGGTTTTCTTTCGGCAGTAATTATTTCACCAATCTATGAAGAAATCTTTTATAGAGGGTTTTTGTATAAATGGTTTCGTGGAAAATGGGGAGTATCTGCGGGTCTGTTTATAAGTTCTTTGATTTTTATGCTTGTTCACATCCCAACATACAATACACTACCAGTAAACTTTATCTCTGGCTTAGTGTTTGCATGGACATATGAAAAAACAGGTTCAATTCTCCCTGCTATCATCATTCATAGTGGATTTAACTTTATTGCGTTAGTTCTTACAGTAATAGCCTGA
- a CDS encoding LysR family transcriptional regulator — translation MEIRQLRYFMEVAKREHVTDAADYLHVAQSAVSRQIVNLESELGVDLFVRQGRSVRLTPIGRMFLERTKEAMKMLDNAKREVEEHLQPEHGTIRITYPISMAAYTLPTAISAFRLKYPHARFQLKQGTYHQLLEDVVNGDYNIALLGPVPLNDDRLKGHILFTENITALLPISHPLANEVSLTLEQLKDEPFILLPKESEFRNIVVRACNKAGFEPKVSFEGDDIDALKGLVSASLGITLLPEITLVENLPRATVKIPVDDPHLTRTIGLITPSDRKLLPTERLFYEFLKAFLGFDRLIK, via the coding sequence ATGGAAATCCGACAGTTACGATATTTTATGGAGGTAGCTAAAAGAGAGCATGTTACAGACGCTGCTGACTATTTACACGTTGCTCAGTCTGCGGTAAGTCGCCAAATAGTGAACTTAGAGTCTGAACTAGGCGTTGATTTATTTGTTAGACAAGGGAGAAGTGTTCGACTCACTCCAATCGGAAGAATGTTTCTAGAACGGACGAAAGAAGCAATGAAAATGCTTGATAATGCTAAACGAGAAGTTGAAGAACACCTTCAACCTGAACACGGGACCATTCGAATAACTTATCCAATTAGTATGGCAGCATATACTTTACCTACTGCCATTTCTGCGTTTCGTTTAAAATATCCGCATGCCCGTTTTCAATTAAAGCAAGGAACTTATCATCAGTTACTTGAAGATGTTGTTAATGGAGATTATAATATCGCCTTACTTGGCCCCGTCCCACTCAATGACGATAGGCTAAAAGGACACATCTTATTTACAGAAAACATCACTGCTTTACTACCTATCAGCCACCCACTGGCTAACGAGGTTTCTTTAACATTAGAGCAACTAAAAGATGAGCCATTTATCTTGTTACCAAAGGAGTCAGAATTCAGGAATATAGTCGTTCGCGCCTGCAATAAAGCTGGTTTTGAACCAAAAGTTTCTTTTGAAGGTGATGATATCGATGCTTTGAAGGGGCTAGTTTCGGCTAGTTTGGGAATTACCCTGTTACCTGAAATTACACTAGTAGAGAACTTACCGAGAGCAACCGTTAAAATCCCAGTGGACGACCCACATTTAACACGGACAATTGGACTAATCACACCAAGTGACCGTAAGCTACTTCCAACCGAACGATTATTTTATGAATTTTTAAAAGCATTTTTAGGATTTGACCGACTAATCAAGTAG